The following are from one region of the Hyphomicrobium album genome:
- a CDS encoding (2Fe-2S)-binding protein, whose translation MINLTVNGTKVSVPVEGDMPLLWVIRDVLGMTGTKFGCGIGQCGACTVHVDGEPRRSCLTPVSNVADSAITTIEGIGATKSGKAVQDAWLGLEVVQCGYCQSGQIMTAAAIIDMIPEPTDTDIDQGMSGNICRCGTYVRIREAVKQAAKAAASK comes from the coding sequence ATGATCAATCTCACCGTCAACGGCACGAAAGTTTCCGTGCCTGTCGAGGGCGATATGCCCCTGTTGTGGGTGATCCGCGACGTTCTCGGCATGACCGGCACGAAGTTTGGATGCGGCATCGGCCAGTGCGGTGCCTGCACCGTGCATGTGGACGGCGAGCCGCGCCGTTCCTGCCTGACACCGGTCTCTAACGTCGCCGACAGCGCCATCACGACCATTGAAGGCATCGGCGCAACCAAGAGCGGCAAGGCCGTGCAGGATGCATGGCTCGGACTGGAGGTCGTGCAGTGCGGCTACTGTCAGTCGGGACAGATCATGACGGCGGCGGCGATCATCGACATGATTCCCGAACCGACCGACACCGACATCGACCAGGGCATGTCGGGCAACATCTGCCGCTGCGGCACCTACGTGCGGATTCGCGAGGCCGTTAAGCAGGCGGCCAAGGCCGCCGCGAGCAAGTAG
- a CDS encoding ArsR/SmtB family transcription factor, whose product MSEKRPSSLAALKTRATVFAALGDETRLTVLSKLLSGDPQSISRLTEGTHLTRQAVSKHLRVLEDAGVVRSARSGRETLFELEARSIDDARAYLDRIARQWDDALARLKTFVEKS is encoded by the coding sequence ATGTCCGAAAAGCGGCCTAGCAGCCTCGCCGCGCTCAAGACGCGTGCCACAGTGTTCGCCGCACTCGGCGACGAGACAAGGCTCACGGTCCTTTCGAAGCTGCTCAGTGGTGATCCGCAATCGATCTCGCGGCTCACCGAGGGGACGCACCTGACGCGTCAGGCGGTGTCGAAGCACTTGCGCGTCCTGGAGGATGCCGGCGTCGTGCGCAGCGCGCGCTCCGGGCGGGAAACGCTTTTCGAGTTGGAGGCGCGGTCCATCGACGATGCGCGCGCCTATCTCGATCGCATCGCGCGCCAGTGGGACGATGCCCTCGCGCGCCTCAAAACATTTGTCGAAAAGTCGTAG
- a CDS encoding SRPBCC family protein codes for MSDHIEKTIDLKAPVSRVWKALTDYREFGAWFRVKLEGPFVAGKASGGQITYPGYEHVRMQVVVQKIEPERLFSFTWHPYAVEPDVDYSKETPTLVEFTLEPTPTGTLLRVVESGFDKIPKHRRDEAFRMNEGGWEEQMRNIARHVRKAA; via the coding sequence ATGAGCGATCACATCGAAAAGACCATCGATCTCAAGGCGCCGGTGTCACGCGTGTGGAAGGCCCTCACCGACTATCGCGAGTTCGGCGCGTGGTTTCGCGTCAAGCTCGAAGGTCCGTTCGTGGCGGGCAAGGCTTCGGGCGGTCAGATCACTTATCCAGGCTACGAGCACGTGCGCATGCAGGTCGTCGTGCAGAAAATCGAGCCGGAACGCCTGTTCTCGTTCACCTGGCACCCGTACGCGGTCGAGCCCGACGTCGACTATTCCAAGGAGACGCCGACGCTGGTCGAGTTTACCCTCGAGCCGACGCCTACCGGCACGCTGCTGCGCGTGGTCGAAAGCGGATTCGACAAAATTCCCAAGCACCGCCGCGACGAAGCCTTCCGGATGAATGAGGGCGGCTGGGAGGAGCAGATGAGGAACATTGCACGCCATGTCCGAAAAGCGGCCTAG
- a CDS encoding glutathione S-transferase family protein, whose product MVLQLYAHPFSSYCQKVLIALYENDTPFEFRMLAPDEKRNLVEFAKLSPMRRMPVLVDGERAVVESSVIVEYLDVHHPGRERFVPQEADAALEVRGMDRMFDNYVMTPMQRIVFDFIRAPEVRDPKGVEEAGAMLDRAYAWLDGAIATRTWAAGETFSLADCAAAPSLFYADWVHPIPEGLANLRAYRARLLARPSYARAVDDARPYREMFPPGAPDRD is encoded by the coding sequence ATGGTGTTGCAACTCTATGCCCATCCGTTCTCGTCCTACTGCCAGAAGGTGCTCATCGCCCTCTACGAGAACGACACGCCGTTCGAATTCCGCATGCTGGCACCGGACGAGAAGCGGAACTTGGTCGAATTCGCCAAGCTGTCGCCCATGCGCCGCATGCCGGTTCTGGTCGACGGCGAGCGCGCCGTAGTCGAGAGCAGCGTCATCGTCGAGTACCTCGATGTGCACCATCCCGGTCGCGAGCGCTTCGTTCCTCAGGAGGCGGACGCGGCGCTCGAGGTGCGCGGCATGGATCGCATGTTCGACAACTACGTGATGACGCCGATGCAGCGGATCGTCTTCGACTTCATCCGGGCGCCGGAGGTGCGCGACCCCAAGGGCGTCGAGGAGGCCGGCGCCATGCTGGATCGCGCCTATGCCTGGCTCGACGGCGCGATAGCGACGCGCACATGGGCGGCGGGAGAAACGTTCAGCCTCGCCGACTGCGCCGCGGCACCGTCGCTCTTCTATGCCGACTGGGTGCATCCCATCCCCGAGGGTCTCGCAAACCTGAGGGCCTATCGCGCGCGCTTGCTCGCGCGGCCGTCGTACGCGCGGGCCGTGGATGACGCGCGTCCCTATAGAGAGATGTTTCCGCCCGGTGCCCCGGACCGCGATTGA